The following are encoded in a window of Catellicoccus marimammalium M35/04/3 genomic DNA:
- the rpsR gene encoding 30S ribosomal protein S18, whose protein sequence is MAQQRRGGRRRRKVCYFTANHIEEIDYKDVELLKKFISERGKILPRRVTGTCAKYQRKLTTAIKRARVMGLLPFVADED, encoded by the coding sequence ATGGCACAACAACGCAGAGGTGGACGTCGTCGTCGTAAAGTTTGCTACTTCACTGCAAACCACATCGAAGAAATCGACTACAAAGACGTTGAATTATTGAAAAAATTTATCTCAGAACGTGGTAAAATCTTACCTCGTCGTGTAACTGGTACATGCGCTAAATATCAACGTAAATTAACTACAGCGATTAAACGCGCTCGTGTAATGGGATTATTACCATTCGTAGCAGACGAAGATTAA